The sequence AACCCCGTGGGTCGAAAGTAGTGAGCGTTGAGGCAAGGTGTTGGAATTGTTCCATACCAGAGTTCAGTAAAGTAGTCTATGATGAAGAATATGATGTTATTATGCCATATTTTATATACAGTGGAGGTGACGGGTATACAATGTTGAGTAATCTCCCAAGTCGGACACTCAACTACAGTGAATTGGATTGTACACTCAGTTATATTAGAAAACACAGTCCTGTTTTACCTGCACTCGAGCGTAGAGTAGTTGTGCTCGGTAGAAGTGCTAATAGAAGTGCTAATAATGCCTTATCACAAtctttgaacatttttttaatttatttgttttgtacaACCTTCTCACTTTAACATAGTACTGTGCCCGGCTCCTCGCGAGTCGGCTTACCTATTCCTTAGACAAATTATATGAATGTGTTATAttcctaaacctttctcatgaAATGACTGATAGccaaaattctaaaaaataaacCTGTTTCGCCttcctccgattaaaattttctaaatatattaaaaactataaaagtcgtccgttacagttttattttatttaattaggtaatagATAAACAATTGCTTGTTTACATCTCACGTTCCTATAAGATAAGAAGTAAGTTAGGTGTATtgttctaaattattatttaagaaaataaacgtcggtaagtacttaaataaatttttttatgaatgcattttgttttatttcccaAAACTCtaacactttcaaaatataattttttatgctacctatttacctactaagACTTTTAAACATTACCTGAAGCCGATAAAATATGCTCCCAAAACCTATAGAACTTAATGCTTCgcttgataggtaggtacagttaggTACATGACATGATGATAAACAACATTAAGCTGAGTTCGGGCCTTTTCGTTGGCACAACATATAGTAGGTACACAACActatgtttaagttaagttagtttttaagttttatattttatattttaagttttatttattttttaagttttatattttaagcgtgttttgtattacctgtatgttgatccaatgaataaatttaattctattctattctaaactaAATAACGATAGCTGGAACGACAAACCCCgtttaaaaacattaaatacacgtgatgtaaataaaatgcttatagttattaaagaaaatctacacaataatattattaccgtTTTCTTACAGTCACTTGGAAATCACGAATTTGATGAAGAAGTACAAGGAGTGATACCTTTTATAAGAAACCTATCATGCCCTATTGTAACGGCTAATCTCATACTAAACAAAGTACCTGAACTtgtaaatatacctaacttACACAATTCGATAGTAATACTTAAAAATGGAGTTCAAATAGGAATAATTGGTTATTTGACACCGGAGACTAAATTTCTGGCACCCAAAAATAACGTGGAATACGAAGATGAAATTTTAGCTCTTAATAGAGAagtgaaaaaattaaagaatctaggaatacatattttgataGCTCTCGGGCATTCCGGTTTTTTGAAAGACTTGGAAATCGCTGAAAAGGTTGACGAAATAGATTTAGTAATAGGCGGTCACTCGAATACATTTCTCCTCAATAGCAACAGCACAGACGAAATTCCAGAATACCCTACAGGACCTTATCCAACTTTGGTgcaacagaaatctggaagaAAAGTTCCCGTAGTACAAGCTTATGCGTACACTAAATATCTTGGAAAATTGCATCTAGTTTTCAATGATGAAGGTGAAATCATCAGATACGATGGATATccgatattattaaataatgatGTGCCAGAAGACCCAGAGGTACTTGAAATAGTTAAAAGGTATCAGAAGGACATTGATCGAATAAACGACGAAGTTGTTGGTACTTCGCTAGTATTTCTCGATGGAGATTCGTGCCGTCTCAGAGAATGTAATATGGGCAACTTCATCAACGACGCAATCGTCGATTATACGAAAAAGTATTTCAAGAATAGTCCACATTTTTACATAGCAATCACTCAAGGAGGCAGAATAAGAACATCAGTAGGCCGCCCAGAAAAGCCCTTTAATATCACTAGAGGTGATATAATAACTGTAATGCCGTATTCCGATACATTATGTGTACTAACAATGAACGGAACAGTATTAAGACAAGCTTTGGAGCATTCAGTGAAAGCTTGGCGGTTTATTGATACTCCAGGTCAATTTCTGCAATACTCAGGTGTTAAAGTAGTATATGATTTAGCCCAAAAAGCAGGCTCACGCATAGTTAAAGCAGCGGCGATCTGCTCTGAATGTTCTGAGCTAATCGATCTCCAAGACAATTCTGAGTACAAACTGATTACGTCTATTTTCATAGCAGACGGAGGAGACGGTTATACGATGTTCGAAACACTACCAAGAGACGTAGTGCCTTATAATGAAGTTGATTGTGCTATTGATTATTTAGCCAATCATAGCCCCATAAATACAGTATTATCTAATAGAACAATTATACTAAATGAAGATAAAGTGGTAACTGTTCCAAATGCTCATATAATTTCCACGCCATTAAATGCTGCTGTAGCTGTTCagttaaatactaaaatatattatctatTGTCAGTAGTTATATTTATACATTATATTtactaagtaatttttaaaaaccgacttccaaagccactacaaaatgaaaaacattCTTTTTTTCTACAATGTACCTACACCATAGAAATTCCAAAATCGATGATCTATTTCGATCGATAAATCGATGATCTACTTATTTATTCTACACGTATGTTTAATGTTACCGTGGTATGTGAACCTAGAAATTGACGTATGATACTCGCCCGACTTCAACAaagtagaaacaaaaatatgttttactttgtagCGGCTTTGGAAATCggtttttgaaataaaagatACAGCTTAAAAGGTAGCGCGCACTGCGATTTTTATTCGCGCGATTTATTTTCCGTACCTTCCCTGCCCGCACTGCGTATGCGGTGAGCGCCATACAATACTCCATATTGTACAAAATATTCGCGCAAAAATACCGCAATTTGTATCTTTTCCGCGCGAATTTTAAAACGCAGTGCGGGTATCTCTATGATTTCAAGTGTTACAGAATTGCGAAAAAAATCGCACGATTTTTATTCTTAGTGCGGGCTAGCTCTTATAggctacagacagacagcgaaggcagaatagaaaaaagaaaaagacgcAGCGTCTCGGCTCCACCAGCtccgctccactccactctACGTTGCACTTTATGTGTAATTTTTATACTAGAATTTATACAATGCAgtcaatacctacctatcctaaaaataataaaatgcgtTAGTACTGACCTAGGATACCTAGGCACTAGGTCACATTTTATGGTTTAAGGACTTGCATTTTCCatgaacaataaataatacttaattaatattacgGGTAGAACGCCGCGCCGTGTCCGCAGGcttaggtaattatttttaatttactaatataattatttatttattttatttactatggTAAAGTAGGAAAACTTACAGATACAAGTATTATGACGTTTTATTTACCCAAAAAGATTTGGACATTAATGAGAGAAAATCTTGAGTTTATACttatataatgttctcaaatatttttttcttttatatacttacatataagtAGATTTTAATACTGAAGATATGTTTACATTcctgttattttattaaagttaatTTTAGACAGAAACAAgtctattattatgtattacctatttcctatttatatatttaaaaaaaaaacaaatttatgaaatatttatttatttatcaaagtaataAACACTCAATTGTAACAaagaataatatgtatttaggtAGTTTGatttgttgtaattttttttatgtattacatacctacctactaaatattaataacagtAACAAGTTTACTGAAAacacaaaatgaaaataaaaatcacaaAGACATAATGTCAACCCCTTAACAAATAGGTAGTATATTAAACTATTGGTTAAGGGGTTATACTGCTAGTCAAAAACAGTAGGTAACTAAAACTAATATAGTCCGTTCTAAATGAGAACccactcgccattttaaatgtatgtcttaaatgtcatgtcaaaagtacaattttagtccttattttaaaggtgaaccgcattttttttcctctctcgtcttgctttacaaagattagccaatgtcaagtttgtagttatttgtaacaagttagggaaacaaactatacaagtatggaccccgtctgtgccggcgctcgccgacacatgcacggcacccccttagagcgctttccagtcagttttaacaaaaaaaaaaaacactccaaaaaggcagagcacgcccgccagctaacaccaacacagacgaagtccaaccgCATTTTTGTTATGATAGTTGGCACACGAGTTAAAATGGTCAgtgagatctcattttgtatgcattatacttataattttagaaaaacaaagaTCAATTTTAACTAGGTATTGATTTAACCCACAAACTTAGCAAAATAATACGTTTGTGGTTTAACCACGCACAAAACAATCATTATAAAATTGAAGGGCCGGTTGATTTAAGGTTCAAACAATACTAGCGTTTGCTTCACAATAGGTTCTAATTAGGAAGTAACGAACCAATTAACATTAAAATCAATGCTTCGAGCTCTGGTTAACGTAATTCTTTAACTAATGTTAGCATTAACTGATGGTGAATCAAAATTTTCTTTCACTCAGGGACTTGATATAGCAAACAACCCCAGGCGACGGACGTTGTGATGGCAAAAAGCATGGCGCTCTATAGTGCCCTCATTTGACTAAAAAGCCgttaactgcaaaaaaataCGGGATTTTAGAAAAACTGATGTTCCCAAAAAAGTTAGCAATGTAGGATCAAATTAAAAGTAGAAactaactaaaaaccttaatcatATTACGTGCcctttttagaaatattaccATTGACGACAACCAAAAACCATGTTTTGTTAACGGCTTTTTAGTTGGGAGGACGGCAGTATGCCACGAAATGCAACAAGCGCCCGTTTCGTCCCACAGAGCGCCATAATGCTTATCCACACCTGCGCAGGCGCTCGAACCGTGCACATAACGCGTTCGTACGCATTCACAGGTGTGGTTGTTGTCTTAACAGTGCCCCGCCGTATATCAAATCCCTAATGGTTTGTTAGCGCTATGATGCAAGATTACGTGTCTATTAATATGTTGATACACCGGCCcataaaaacaaatacatatcaattaacattataaacatttaaaagaaACATATTTATAAGAAATTCAGTCTAGGCTTGATAGtcattagtaaataaataacgaattgtttttttaaaaatgcgaGCATTTCAAAAAGACTTTAATCTTTTGATTTTAATCACCAactataggtatacttataccACTTGACGAGAATTTATGTATAAGAAATTCAGTCTAGTCTAGTTTCTTAAAAATGTAAACGATTCAAAAAGACTGTTACCTAATATATCTcttgattttaatcgtgagaatttataataataaattcagtctCGGCTGATAACAgtcattgttttttaaaaatataaatgatacAAAAATACTGTTACTTATCTAATAAATCTCTTGACCTTAATCACTTACAGGTGTACCATTTAAGGCAAAAGTTTTACAGGTGTATGTTAGAAGTGTGGTGAAACAGCATACCTTCTAAAttttacaaacatacatacacccGAAAATCTTTACCCTTTTTCTGATACTGGACCGAGTGGATTTCTTGCGTTCAAGACGTTTCCAGATTTTTGATTCTTAGACCTCAATTATGTGACTTCTCATTGTTCTTCACAATACCCGCATGGGAATATGATGGTTTGTAAAGAAATAGTCTTCAACCCTTCCAAATCCTTTTCAGTGTAAATACCAGTccttaaatttatttttaacaacacGAGTCATATTTTCAGAGGTCCCAGCAATGGGAAGCATTTGTTTCCAGTCAATAAGTTGAGTGGTTCCATAGAGAGACAAGCCCCCAAATATGGCCAAGCATTGTTTGAGAGATTCCTGACAGTCGCAGAGCTCTACACAAGGCGCATATGGCTCCAACGTCTCGCTCAAAATGCACAGACGTTTGTATATATTTCTTGCGGTCTTTAGGTCCCCACGTTGAAGGCTTTCTATTGTGTGCTCGGATAAAAGTTTGTTTTTAGACTTAGTCAAATTCGGAGGGACCATTGAGAAACGCTGAGCGGACAGTGAAAAATATGTCGGCCAATTGTTTCTGCAGGCTTCACACATACAAATGAACTTGTATTGAAACTTGAGGGAGGCTTGCCGCGTCATGCGATCTTCCAATGCGTGATGTGAactgaaatgtataaaatgttaatctatatctatactaatctatactaataaataaaattggagtgtctgtctgtaatttcgaaataactacctcatattaagctcatatggttatttgaacgataccataactgaatcacacgtttttaaaatttttgtctatctgtctgtctgtctgtctgtttgaaacggctaatctttggaacggctgaaccgattttgacgggactttcacaggcaagtagaggattgaccagggcgtaaaataggctacttttttaaccgactttcaaaaagggagttgtgtttttctacctatgtacaccgaaatctccgagatttctgaaccgatttgcgtcatttcttttttaatcgatagaggaactttgcgacattgtttcataaaaaatttggagtccaactcctcaatcctgatgctgcaggggatctgaccaatccacgcgggcgaagctgcgggcatcagctagtattagaaTATTTCATGTAACAAAATACAAGaaacatttatattatactaactaGATGATAGGCGCAACtttatctgcgtggatttaggtttttcgattgtgggagctctttaattttcctggataaaagtagccttcaTCTATCTTTTGCATTTCTTAActtaccaaataaatgatactTGGGTAACATCCACATGGATTTCTCTGGGGTGCAACCTATCTCAGGgctaatttcgtcaaaatcgatttaatggatgacagacagacacactttcgcatttataatattagtatgataggAATAGGAATAAATCCATCTACCTGTCACCTTTACAAGTCTAATGTTGAACCGATTTCTTTCTAGATTGATAAAAGAATGGTTTTTACAGAATTATTAAAAGGTTGCAGATACAGgagtaattaggtacttaataattgaATTACccaaattttaataatagtttagattacttaaataattaagttacagtgaaaagtaaaataaagaaattattagCATAATTTGTATATAACATCTAAAGGTTATCTGTAACTTACCCATAATTATCAAAGATTTGCATTCCTTTCTTTATGGGTCTTATAGCATATAGGGTCATTCTTGAAGACCCCAGCTTACTGAACCTGACGACGTTTGGAGCACAGGAGTGGTTGAGAAGACTGATAAACGCATACGCCGCACCTGCAAGACTAACTTCATCAAGGAATTTGGAATTTTGACTGTCTGCATTGGGTGTACTAATTCCATGCATATTTGTAGGACTTGTCATCAAATGTAAGAGCAAGAGTCCGGCTACAGTAGTTCTTATCTTTTCCTTGTCCTCATCACCATTCAAAAACTGAGTGTTAGTTTCCAAAAACCTAAGAAACACTACAGCTGTCACAGCTTTCTGAAATATATCAGACACAGATCTCTTTTCTAAATTTGTTTCCAATGTATGAATAGACGGATAATATTTAGAATCAAAAATCCATTTATCATCAATTTTGACATGTCCTCGGAACTCAGAGTTGTAATTTGCATCTGTATCTTCTATAGTTTTGAACAGATCATTCCAACTATTGTGATCGGTACGGGCTTTGATTACTGTTCTCAGGGCAAGCAATTCTAGTTTTGTAAAGTCCATCTCGACTAATGTGACCATTAATGGGCATTCAACCGAGTGATATTCTCTCCAAGCTTTTTCTTTACATTCATTGCTGCAATAAAGAGCCATGCAGCAACTATCACAAGGTAAGAGATTCAAACTACGGGAGAGGCAATAACTGCAGGAACAGAGAATCTGAGATTTTAATAACACACTCAAGTAAGGATCTTCCTGAGCCAGGATTTCGCCGACTTTTATATCCCTTTTAGCAACTACATGCCTTCCCATCTCATCCGTGTATAGCACTTCCAATTTATTGCTTGCAGCAACATACCTGGAATCTTTTTCACATTCCATTTCCAATATTTCACTTAATTCAAGTGATTCAACCTTAGTGTCCTTTTTCTTTAAGACCTCCTTACACATTTCTTTCCTTTTTGTAAGTTTCTCAAGTAATTTCTTTGGGTATTCCAAAGACAACACCTTGTCAACATCTTGCAAGCATTCAGCATATTTTCCCAATTCATAGAATACTGCTGACCGATTGGACAATGCTAAGCAATAGTTTTCGGAGCACAGAGTAGCATATAGAAgtgataaattataatattgccAGGCTTTATGATATTTGTATTGTTGAAAGAATGTGTTACCTTGGTTACGGTAGTTGACAGAAAGGTCATCATTTTTCTTAGCTTCTTGCACTTTGGGAAAGGCATTTAAACCCTTCAAAATCTTATACACGAAGAGGACCCTTTTATCATTTGTATCCAATGAAAGCAAATGATCTGAGATTTCCTTGATTTTACCCTGTGCTGTTAGTTTTGTAAGAACACCTTCATAGCAAGAATCAATAATCATTTTGCTTACTTTCTTAGTGGCCCAGTATTGATTTGCTAAAGTTCAGTTCCAGTGAGGAAATGTCTCACTTTGCTACTCCATTTATTGTTGTTAATTTAGGTTGTGAAATGATTTATGTTATCGATCAGAGGTTAAAAACGCAGAATATACCATTGGATAAATCTGAAAGAGGTaagtttctttataaaaaaaacagtatATTCTTTAGATATTTCCTTCAAAACTTTAGTACAAAATATAGGAATGTTTGTTTACTTTCAGTACTTACAGATATAGTAACAGTGCTGCTACATCCCAAATTACTGGACGAGCTATTTATACCACAGCCGGTCGCCACGCATGCTGTCATAAGGCAACTTATTCAAGATATTTCTGCAACATCCATTATGAAACTTGATGACTACTCCATGAGCAAATTATGGGATCTTATGACTATGATATTCAAATGGCAGCTCTCTGTGGCGACGAACCAGAATATATTTGACATAAGCCGGCGACATTTGCGGAGCGTAGACAAACTAATGCCGGAATATTTCACAAAgagcatttttgaaaatgctctgagaaaatttgaatttttatctaATACGTTTACTGACGACGATTACAACGGTTTGTGCAATACTTTGATACTTTGGTTTTCAGAATATCACACAAAAATTTCAGTCCTTTTAAGATTAGGCTTACAAAAGAAGGACGGAACGTTTAGTATACCGTCGACACTCAATCCAGTGGTCCTAAAGAATTTAGgcgaaaatatttacaaatatgaTTCCAAGAAGACCGAGGAATATGAAAGCTGCTGTATTGAAACGAGTGAAATCAGCTACCTCTTGGGCTCTATAGAAAAAGTAGGATCGTACAAACATTATGTCGAACTACAGCTGCCTATAGATTTGGGtaatgaaaagttaaaaaacaaGATTATgaaattagataaaaatattgaatatacaAAGATAACTGCTCacgtaagaaataaaaataacgatCTTACTTACACGGCTAGTTTACCCAGCTCTCCACAACAGGATCTAATTAAAATGCTTAATGAAACCTTTTCGGATGTTTAAAACTGCCaacatttacctacctatttttactgtaataaaattaactcccaagtttattatttagttttctaACTTCCAAAGCAGTAAGCACTTCCAAAGTAACTGTCAACTGAAATATGTTGTACTATTCCGTggcttttataatttttagtacaACCCCGCCGGCTTGCCTGCCCATTGGCTGCATAAGTTtactgattttttaaattgaccAATCACCTTGCTACACTAAATTGAAACCATAGAGTAAATCGAAATGGTCTGCCAAAACCACAAATGACATGACACGTTATTCAACTTTTCAATTTTCGGGGGAATACCGAACCATAGCCACAGCAGGTAGTCTATAcctttttttcttcttctggGCCCGGATACCTACATGACCTACAAATACCCACTATTCTACCTAACTACTACGGCTATGGTTTGGTATTCCCCTGAAAATTAAAGGTGAAAAACCTTGCAAGCTTTTAAATGTTATTTGAAGTAGGTAGCGAATGATGAGCgaatgtttttatttctttccgTTCcgttagagttccgtacttcaaaaggaaaaacggaacccttataggatcactttgttgtgtctgtccatctgtcgtgtctgtcaagaaaacttatagggtactttccgttggcTTGTAGGTAAGCCCATGCAATAGCATTTTAAAGCGTGTGAAGTTTTTCGCCCTGGTCTCTGGATGGTGTAGTTATTTTACCTTTtcttaaaattagataaatgtttttaaccaaacgacttccaaaaaattggttgtctgtaaagtcggtttactgacgatagttgaacgtgtcaacaaaggccgattgtgcttctttgtcgctcgttccgcgctctcgcttgcacttcaagccttacatggaacgcctcagagcgatgtaacgccgcatgagtcatgttttttcgtgcgtgcagccggctctatcgaattataagacgttgtcacgtcaaaaaggaggaggttctcaattcgtcggaatcttttttttctata comes from Maniola jurtina chromosome 17, ilManJurt1.1, whole genome shotgun sequence and encodes:
- the LOC123873884 gene encoding SET and MYND domain-containing protein 4-like, with protein sequence MIIDSCYEGVLTKLTAQGKIKEISDHLLSLDTNDKRVLFVYKILKGLNAFPKVQEAKKNDDLSVNYRNQGNTFFQQYKYHKAWQYYNLSLLYATLCSENYCLALSNRSAVFYELGKYAECLQDVDKVLSLEYPKKLLEKLTKRKEMCKEVLKKKDTKVESLELSEILEMECEKDSRYVAASNKLEVLYTDEMGRHVVAKRDIKVGEILAQEDPYLSVLLKSQILCSCSYCLSRSLNLLPCDSCCMALYCSNECKEKAWREYHSVECPLMVTLVEMDFTKLELLALRTVIKARTDHNSWNDLFKTIEDTDANYNSEFRGHVKIDDKWIFDSKYYPSIHTLETNLEKRSVSDIFQKAVTAVVFLRFLETNTQFLNGDEDKEKIRTTVAGLLLLHLMTSPTNMHGISTPNADSQNSKFLDEVSLAGAAYAFISLLNHSCAPNVVRFSKLGSSRMTLYAIRPIKKGMQIFDNYGSHHALEDRMTRQASLKFQYKFICMCEACRNNWPTYFSLSAQRFSMVPPNLTKSKNKLLSEHTIESLQRGDLKTARNIYKRLCILSETLEPYAPCVELCDCQESLKQCLAIFGGLSLYGTTQLIDWKQMLPIAGTSENMTRVVKNKFKDWYLH
- the LOC123873897 gene encoding protein OSCP1, giving the protein MSHFATPFIVVNLGCEMIYVIDQRLKTQNIPLDKSERVLTDIVTVLLHPKLLDELFIPQPVATHAVIRQLIQDISATSIMKLDDYSMSKLWDLMTMIFKWQLSVATNQNIFDISRRHLRSVDKLMPEYFTKSIFENALRKFEFLSNTFTDDDYNGLCNTLILWFSEYHTKISVLLRLGLQKKDGTFSIPSTLNPVVLKNLGENIYKYDSKKTEEYESCCIETSEISYLLGSIEKVGSYKHYVELQLPIDLGNEKLKNKIMKLDKNIEYTKITAHVRNKNNDLTYTASLPSSPQQDLIKMLNETFSDV